The genomic stretch CCATCTTGCTGCTGAATGAAAGGGTTTGGAATAGCTTCCATTCCATCCTGTGGACAAATAAGAACCACAGAAGTCCCTCTGCAGACCACAAGTCCCAGCTGACGTGTGTCTTCCGTTAATTTGTATTGATCATCTGGATCTGAAAAGCAGATATCCACAGTTACAGTGGcaacataaagaaaagaaaccaaattctATCAACTTCAAAAGGCACAgacatacttttttcccccaggtgtCTCTGCACTGTTTTACTGAACACGTGGACTATAGAATTGAATCAGCAGTAATATCTGATGTCTTCAAGACATTATAGATTTACTAATTTTCAAAGTAGCACATGCCACAGTGAGCAATAAAGAACTTCATATGCAAAGCAGAACACATATCTTTTAAAGAATTCAAAGGCCCTTTCATTCATCTAACCAAAAGCACACATACAAGTGATTAAAAAAGCTCCTGATCCCATTTCAAATGCCATATAGACAAGTATTTTGGGATCAATGCAAATCAGAAAAAGACCCTGACTTCAGAATGCACTAAGTACAGAATGCACTGGTCCATTCCCAGACCAAGCCAAACAAAGCTGTGGAtgaggacagacagacactTAAGACAGCAACGGCCAATTCTACCCTCCTTGAGATGtcaatatgtttaaaaaaaaaaaaaaaaaagcattacactcatcttttaaaattccCTTCTAAGAGCAAAATTAAAGCTTCAGGTGCTTCCTTGTAAGCAGGCAAGAGAATACTCTTCAAAAAACACTGTCATATCATATgataaattttgtttcaaagagaaagggaaatgggAGTGTTTATCCTTggatgggaaaaagaaacaaataataagaaaaaaaccctacagctcTATTAGCTGTAAGAAGCCATAGAAAGCTTTAGttccacagaaatgcagagtaCATTTACAGTAGAGTTTAAGACAGTAAGATACTGGTTCTTACTGAGatgcttttcctgctttgaGGAAACCAGCAACCCTCCAGCAGTATAAACAAAGGCAAAGGCAATTGCCTTATCTGAAGAGACACGCTACTTTTTTCAAGCTTTAGAGGACAAGAGCACCAAATGAGTTAGAGGAACTCAAGCAAGGACTACCAAGAATGTTCTACCACAGGCAATGTGCTTAATCTAACTTCTGACTTCTGTTATCTTATCCCTTTCTTTACAACTTAGTTACCACAAACATGTCTCAGTTCAGATGATGTCAACCTGCAGTTTCTGGTTATTCACTCAGGGCTGTAagattttcattaagaaaattattggggggggggggggggggagctttACACAGATAGCATATTACTTACCTCGCATATATTCGATGGTACCATCGAGCACAAGGTTCAGAAGAGGGTCAAATCCTTTCAAGACACCACTTGCTATTGAAGACCACACACAACACAATGATTAGAGACCAAAACCAGGTATACAGCAACACAAGACTGCGTGAAGGACGCATTCAGTCCTCCAGCTCTGTTCCCTCCTTCAAGCAAAGCTATCAAGCAAATGAGACCAGAGATATTAAAGAGTGCCCTCTTTATCAAATTGCAAATGCACGAGAACACAGTTTGTCTTGTGCCAACTGAAACTTACAGGTTTTTCAACCAATTCTTCAAAAAAGCTCTTCAAGATACTAACATTATTGTTTTCAGCCAATTTCAGGTGCATTTTAAGAATACTTCAGCATAACAAGTCAATGCAAGTCACACCACACACaaccccccaccaaaaaacaaaaccacaaccaaGAAACCAACAAcctcaaaaccaaacaccctTAGCGAAGGGGTATGGCAAGAAAATGAGGCAATACTGTAATGTTTTGAAGTGTTCCTCAGAAAATCAATCTTCCAGGTCCCCTCCTGGAACATAATCTCTTTAGAATAAACACTGCCTTTGTAGGAATGCACTGCAGATAGACAAGCACTTTGTCCTAAACCAGAATGTGATTCCACAACACTGGTCACTAAATAAGTTGCAAGACTACACAGAGTGATCTCCCAGTTTGAAAAATACTTGTTGGTTACCAGCATTACTATCACTGCTAATAGCCCAAGTCATAAAGACTCTTTAAAATCCCAGGAGTTATATGAAGATCATAAAGGATCTTGGTGTGAattttttgagaagaaaatctaAACCAATAGATTTAATGGAATTGTCAACTGCCCAAAAACTACAAAAACACAAccccacaaaaacaaacaaaaaacccaaaagaaaaccCCCCCACATTTATCAGTAAGAAGTCCAAGTAACTTCCAAAACCTCGTAAGCATCAGGTCCCAGTGGAGTTTTaagagatatttaaaagcaaaccgAGTTTGCTTTAGCAAAAGCTTCTGCCGAGTATCTCCCCCACAGCATGCTGTTAACTTTCAGACAAACAAGTGGTCTGCAGGTGGCACTATCAGCTGCATCGGGATGCACAGCTGTATATACAGCAACGGAGCAAGTAAGGGCGGGGAAACAACGACGTGTAAGAGCCTCGGAAGTGTTGAAAAGACAAGGTGAAATATATTGAAACAATCTATGAACTCCGGGCACATTTAGTATGTTAAGAGATGAAAGAGATGACGGGTGTATTAATCGTAACACCCataaatgtttctttgctgctttaagTGCACCCTTGCCCtgtgaaaaaacagcaaaagaaacaagacagTTGAAGACAACTAAtaaaagaagatgaaaggcACGCAGatgaaataaacacaaaattgGAACCAGGGGATTAATGGAAAAGTTAAAGGAGATAAGCTTCACATCGTAACAGCAAAGAGTAACAAATAAAAGCACCCGCTACTCATCGTCTTTCCTTGAAAGCAAGCAACGCGACCACACAGGAGACAAAAGCCGACAAGCAAAGAGCGAGGAAAACCGCCAAAATGCAAAGTAAGCGTCATGCTGCGGAGGCACATGCCTCatccccggcccggggccgagCGCTGGCTCACCTTCCCTCCCACCTTGGAATTTCACTCGGATTGTTTTGTCGATGTATTTGGAGAGGTCCAAAATactctccttcttcttcttctccttatCCTAAAGGAGAGGAGCAAAGGCAATCTGAATTGAAAAGaaccctcccctgccccactcTTCCCCTCGGTTACATGTACGCTCCATAACACTTATTTTTATAACACAGCTATGGAAACCGCCCCAAGGAAGAGCCATGGGACAGGGCTGACTGGCACGGCGGCGGGCCGGcaccgcggggcgggcgggcctGTGCAGCACCACCACGACACCCGCGGCCATGAAaccgccggggcggggcgggccagGCCAGGCCCCCCTGGGCAGCCACGGTCCACGGGAGCCGGGCCAGGCCCCGaccaccgccgccgcccgccgaaACCCCGCTCCTCACCGCCATCTTGCTCGCGCCACCACCACCTCCGCCGACGTTCGCCATTTCATTCGCCGCTGCCAGAAGTGACGTTCTGCCTCGACGAAGCCCATTAGCGGCTCACGAGCGCCGGGCAGGACTTCCGGGGCGGGTTGCTAGTTTACCCGGTGCGGAAGGGCCCGACCCGGCCCGCTTGGAAACAAAgccgggggcagcgcggcgggccTGGtatggcggcgcggcgggcccgGCTCCGCGTCTGGCTGCTCCTGCATGTTCTGCCGCAGGTGAGTGGTTGCgccggccccgggagcccctTGGTCCCCACGCCTAGCGGGGGAGCCCTGCCGCGATGGAGGGCAGCAGCTGAGCCGAGAGCGATCATGGGCAAAGCCGGGCGCCGGCCCGGCGCTGGTCCCGGGGCCCTGGCGGGGCCTCGCTTGGTCGGACGGTGTTTCTCTGAGAGTTGCCTTTCGTGGCTAGTAACGGCGCAGAGGCTCTGGGCTGcccggcagcagcaggagggtgcCGCAGCCCTGTAGCGGGCGGGGGGCCGCCTGCAGGGCGTTAATGGTCAAGTTGCGGCCCGCTTTTTCTGGAGGAAAGGAGATTGCATCGCTCGTACCTCGGGCTGTGCCTGTGTTCTGTGCCCTCCGCGATTTAGCGGTGGttttgtatatgtatatttggggttgtttgggttgtttttcttctttttttctgtggttaaCAGCATATTCCTCATAGTTCTTAAAACATCGGGTCTCTGTCGGGTcagcagccttctccaggcagTCCTTCGGGAAGGGTGCAGAGGCCAGCAGTAGGGGTTGGGGCTGGGATCCTCGCAGCAGGGACGGCTCTTGGCTTTGGGTTCATCCCGACTGACACACTCGCTCTGAGAAAGCagccagcagaaaacaaagggatTTTCTGCTGAACCTGACCCCGTAGCCTGTCTTGAGTCTTGCATTCTCATTACTAACAATGCTAATAAGTTTTGTGGGATAAATCTTTAAGGGTGTGACAAACTAGGCATGTAATCCTGATACAGGAGAGAGTGGATTTTTAGCTATTGCATTGCAtagctttttgtattttaagttaAAGTATTTTGTGCTCTGAAAATGTTGGTGGTGTTTAAAGGGGCTTTTTAACTTTATTAGGTAACATGGAGGGTAGTATGTCTTCTTGAATGTTATTGATGTAACATTTTAACAGGACAGtctaatttttccttcttctgtacCTGTCTCCTTACTGATTCCTTGCCAGTGATCTTTAGTTACAGAATGGTCTGGTTGCCTGGTGAGGTATAAGAATGGGTCAAGGACTGGCATGGAGTTGGTTTGATCTATCAGTTTGGAAAAGGTGAGCATATCACAGTGTGGAAAGACAGCAGGTGAGATAGTCCACTAGTGGATACTTGAAGATCTTGGCTTCAGCTCCATGCATTGCAGCATACTTCCTTTCTGTAAGCAAGTGACTTTAGTATGTTTGTGCAGTGGAATAGTGTTAACATGCTTGAGCAAGCTTTGAACAGGCTGGCCAGAGTGCTGAAACagtccttctgcagcagcaaaaagcaTATTTACTGTATGCTGCTAATACGTGTCTGTTAGCCAAGCTGGctcatttaaaatttgtttgaaCACCTTGTATTTTGCAATACTTGTACATCTCTTGTACTTGCACTTGTCGGTATGGTTTTAGGTACTACCTCATCCTCAAGTTGAGGCAGAGAGGAGTGCTGTGATGCACTTGTACTACTGTGATACACCAGTAACTGATGGATGTGGTTATTCTGGGGGCCAAAGCTGACAACTCTCAGAATGAGCTGTTGTGTGCATTTGCTGTGTAGCAGCTTTACTCAATAACAATAGCTTACTCTTGTCTTAGTGCTGTTGGGCATATTTGGAATatgtctttgtctttctccttgAGATAGGATaataggtttgggttttgctggttgtttttttcccctcgggTAGGGGGAGGTAGTGTCCACATTTGCTTCTAAACTCTGATTTATATAGGGAGAAGGAACAGCTTGGCTAGTGAAGCATAGCGCTCTCAAATCTGAGCCCTCGTCTGGGAATACCTGAAGAGGGGTGTGATTTTATAGATCCAAGTACAATCTGCACTTAGATCTTGCTTTGGTATCTGAGTCCTCACTTTTCATTTAACTTCCCTCTCGTTCTAACAATTCCTTCACGGCATTGCTACCTCTCAGTTGTCCTGTAACAGCAGCAGATATACATGAGACTTGGACTAATGAAGAACATGATCTGCAGTGAGCGTGTTGAATCTAGCTGGTCTTCACTGTACTAGCTTTCAGCAGAATATTGAATTGAGGTATtggtttctgtatttaaaatcagAGCACTCTATGATGTAGGCCCGAAGAGTTGAAAAGACCATCTGAAATTCTGGATTAAGATGGTGGTTGACAATTTAGTCTCATGGGATTGTTTCATTGTAAATATGAAACTCTCTCCACTCTACAGTGCTTGTTGAAGGagtgttttctctgtgtgcGAATTTGCTGTCTGCTATTGATGATCTCCAAACTGATCGGTGCTGTTCATGGGGAAGAAACGCACCCCAGGTCTTGGAAACTCCACTGTGTGTCTTGTATGAGTAGGCATAGCTCGTTCATTTCTCCTTCAAGGAACACAGCTCCTAGTGTCTGTTAAATCTCTCTTAGATTCAGGTGACCAAATCAGCTGATAGAGCTAATGAAAAGTGGGAAATGTGTATGGAGCATCCAGGTGAGTTTGGGgacagaagcagggaggaaCAAACAAGAATGAGCCACTAGATTGGCTCAGTCACTCACATTGTAGTTTCTTGAAATATGGGTGAGCGGAATTCCTGCTCTCTTCTTCCATCATTTAACTTGCAAGCCCCAGTGCTTGTCTCTGAGCTGCATTAATTCACCaacatgacaaaaaaacccttaattGGCAAAAAACTGGGGAGTATTCTGCTCTTTTAATGCATTAAATAAACCATGGAAGGGTCTGATGAGGTTCAGAGCAAATAAGCATGCATTTCTAATGCCACAAACAATTAGATTGGCTCAGTTGCCTGTTAAGTTGTGCCCTCAGGCTTTATGCTTCTGTTGTGTGAAAACCTTGTCCTTGTTTTGCAGCTTTATATAAAACACTTCTCTTTGTGTTAATTATACAACAATCTTCATAAAGCTATGATTCTAACAGATTTCCAGCTTTGCAGAGGACTTGCTTGTGACATGGCACTGTTGTTGAACATGGGAGGCCTGATTGGTAACaatgtttaaatacaaatactCCTTATTCATACAGGGAAAATAGATCATTCCCTACTTAACTGGGAGAAGTTATTTCTGCTATTTGAGGCTAGGAAGCCCATGCCTATTGAAGCTTGTTGTAGTGCTTTCTAAATCATATGCAGTGTAAGAAGCAAATATCATAAAACACCTTATTGTCACAacagctgttgtttttctgtcagTGTTTGAAAAAGACTGGGCTTGATATCCAAACACTTGGAAAAGAGCCCTTGGGGATTGTAGGAACATTGTATAGGATCTGCACAGGAGATTTCTAGGAACTAAGAACCATCATAAATGTTGCCATCATCCCAGTGCATCAGCTGCACTGCTTTGAACTTATTGTTGTCTAATACCTAGTgacataaataaaaacaaaactggaagcaTCAGAGCCCTATGGTACTGAAACAAGAAACTGATGCCTATGGCTCTGCTTAGGTGGGAGGATAAGAACAAATTTGTAGTGGCTGTTAACAGACTTCAGAACTATGCTTTGATGCTAAGTGATGATAACTGCTTTGTAAAAATGTCTGTCAATCCACATTCTCCATGGACACCATTCTCCATGGGCTTTCTAAAACTCTGTACACCCTCTTCTGCTTTTAGCCCTGCTCATATTTCCTTTAATTCCTCTCATCCTTGaattttatttggcttttgGCACACAAGAACGCATAGCTTCTAAAATGTTTTGAGCACTTCACATTAGGAACCTTTTACTCccttaatatttctttaaagaacatCCATTAAGTTGCTTAGAAAGCATAATTGTGTATTACTGTCTTCAGTGTGCTGTTTGGGGATTATTACTGAGTTCCAGTAATGGTTGTCTAAATGGAAATGTAGCAACACACCCTATACttgttctcttcttttaaagatGTGTAGTTTACATCTTATAAGTGTAAAACTTTTAACTGTACAGGTTGATTGTTTCTCAAATGCATAAAGCTCTTCAATTACAGCTGGCTAGCTCCTGCAAAACTGCCTGAAGCTTTTGGAGGCAGTTGTACACGTAATATTCAAAACTGAGCTACTCgatgttgtttttcttaagcCCAGTCAGATCCTGTATCAATAACCAGGAAATGCTTTTGTTCCGGTCTTTTGTCTGCGTCCATATTTGGGTCTCTGGCTTACTCTTGAAAGTAAAATTCAAGATAATAACAATGATTGATTACTTTTCAATACTTCTCCCTTCTGTTGAAAGGGGTTTAGGTGCTATCATTGGATAGCTCAGATATGAGTTAAAAAGTCCACCATGGCAAATAGTTGGAGTTTTcactaaatgcattttttcctcaccATATATGCACAATAGTGTCTCCCTTCCTCTGCAAATAGCTGTCTCTTGTAAACTTGCACTTTGCTCAAGTGGCTTTGATCTGCACTGAAATGAACAATGTAACCTGCCATGCCTAGCACACATCAGGACAAATGTAATAGATTTTAGAACACTTAATGAACGctaatgttattaaaaaaaaaaaaaaaaggaaaaagttgcTGTGTGAGTTACCGAAGACCAGTTATATACAAAAAAGCTAAATATAAAAATCTCTATCTCCTGTATATTTTTAGGAAGATGTTTCTTTACTGCTTTGCTGACATCTTGCAGTAGAATGGCATCATTTATCCTTCAGACAGTGTGGACATCATTTATGTTTAAAGGATGATTCTTTGAAGTGTTccaaaaagcatctttttacCCTGAGTGTCTCCTAGGGGTGCAGGGTGACTTCTGAGTAGTGGGGTTTGAAGTCAAGAGGGAGAAATGAGAATGGTGGATTCCTTTAATGGATTTTTGAACAAATGCTCTAAGACATAactttgctgctgcctccagtCATCTTTAGCATCTTGTTTCTCAGCTGCTACCTGGAGAAACAAATGTGCAAGATGTATTTGTAAGAGTGTAACTGTATAATTATTAAATCATTAGTCTGTTTAGCTTATGAATGTTAAACAAGATGTTGACAGATTAGTCTGTCACAACTTTCTGTCTAATTCAGTATCAGCGATAATTAGGGATATTACATTGTGTTTCTCTCCAGAACAAGGTTTCATCCGTTGTGGTAGGCACAAAGTGATTTGCTTGGGGAAAACTAAATCTGAGCAGTAGAGCAATTAAACATGTCTTCAGTCAtttacttcagttttgtttgagTGCTGGACAGGAGAAAGAGGTGAGGAAGAATGGGAAGGGAGGAGTTGGGTCTGTGGGTAGAGGACAGTAAGATGTGAAGGGGGATGGTAGAAGATAGATGGGGAGGGTTGTTTAGTGTTGGGAGgagttttttttaagttgggtttttttctgaacctGCTGCTGTTGGTGGTGGTGAACTGATGGTCTCTGCTGGCATGGCTGgcatggagttaattttcttcctagtagctggcatagtgccgtgttttggatGTAGTATGAGAatgatgttgataacacgctgatgttttagttgttgctaagtaaaGGTTATGctcgtcaaggacttttcagcttcccatgctctgccaggtgcacaagaaactgggagggggtacagccagaatagttgatccaaactgcccaaagggctgttccataccatatgacgtcatgggcagtatagaaactgggcggggttggctggggagcagtgatcgctactcaggaactggctgggtattggtcagtgggtggtgagcaatagCATTGTGcattgcttgctttgtatattattattagtatattgttattactactattttactttatttcaattattaaactgttcttatctcaacccaggagtttttctcactcttactcttccaattctctccccatcccactggggtagggggagtgagcgagcggctgtgtggtgcttagttgctggctggggttaaaccacaatgTCCGCTCATCCTCTGTCCTGGGCTCACTAATGAATGGGCAGCGTTCcaccagaaacaaaatgtgTGACTAGTTAAGGTGAGAGCCAGGTCAGTTATTGTAtgtatttcagattattttttttaaataaatttcgAAGTGCTACTAAGGATTATTATGAGTTCTCAATTAAAATGCcaataaaatggagaaaattccCCTTACAATAAGAAGCAAATGCTCTTGGAACACAGAAATTATAAtaggaagaatcatagaatcatagaatgctttgggttggaagggacctttagaggtcatttAGCCCAACCCCCTGAAGTaaacagggacagctttaaccagatcaggttgctcagagccccatccaacctgacctgcaatgtctctagggatggggcctccactacctctgggcaacctgtgccagtgcttgaccaccctcattgtaaaaaattgctttcttatgtctagtctaaatctattcttctttagtttaaaaccattaccccttgtcctgttacaacaggccttgctaaaaacattgtccccatcttccctgtaggccccctttaagtactggaaggccgcaataaggtctccctgcagccttctcttctccaggctgagcaaccccagctctctcagcctgtcctcataggagaggagTTCCatcctcggatcatttttgtggccctcctctggacctgctgcAACAGGTCCacatccttcttgtgctgaggggcccagagctggacgcagtactccaggtgaggtctcaccagagtggagcagaggggcagaatcacctccctcaacctgctggccacgcttcttttgatgtagcccaggatatggttggctttctgggctgcaagcacacattgccagctcatgtccagcttttcatccaccagtaccccaagtccttcttcgcagggctgctctcaaccccATCACACCCCAGCCTGTACTaatatcgggggttgccccgtcccaggtgcaggaccttgcacttgacctTGTGGAACCTCATGAtggtcacacaggcccacctgtcccagcttgtccaggtccctttggatgacatctcgtccttctggcatgtcaaccacaccactcagcttggtgtcatctgcaaacttgctgggagtgcactcaatcccactgtctatgtcattgatgaagatgttaaacagcactggtcccagtacggacccctgagggactccccttgtcaccggtctccatgtggagatcgagccgttgaccatgaccctctggatgtgaccatccaaccaattccttatgcACCAAagagtccacccatcaaatccatatctccccaatttagagagaaggatgttgtgggggactgtgttgaaggctttacagaagtccaaatagatgacatctgttgcttttctcttgtccactgatgcagtcactccttcatagaaagccactaggttggtcaggcaggacttgcccttgttga from Pelecanus crispus isolate bPelCri1 chromosome 20, bPelCri1.pri, whole genome shotgun sequence encodes the following:
- the LSM7 gene encoding U6 snRNA-associated Sm-like protein LSm7 isoform X1, which gives rise to MANVGGGGGGASKMADKEKKKKESILDLSKYIDKTIRVKFQGGREASGVLKGFDPLLNLVLDGTIEYMRDPDDQYKLTEDTRQLGLVVCRGTSVVLICPQDGMEAIPNPFIQQQDG
- the LSM7 gene encoding U6 snRNA-associated Sm-like protein LSm7 isoform X2; translation: MANVGGGGGGASKMADKEKKKKESILDLSKYIDKTIRVKFQGGREDPDDQYKLTEDTRQLGLVVCRGTSVVLICPQDGMEAIPNPFIQQQDG